In Panthera tigris isolate Pti1 chromosome B1, P.tigris_Pti1_mat1.1, whole genome shotgun sequence, the sequence cCTTAGTAggaaacttttcctttttattgttattttcaagAAACCACTATTCTTCTATCAAATATTATTTGAGGTACAAAATAATCACCGACTAAAATCCATagcttggtttaaaaaaaaaatagaactgagaAAAACTGGTTGTAGAGGAGAGactaacataataaaaaccagaaatatgaaaataccaGAGTGGTATTACATCTCTTCCTTCACAATACCAAATAGTTTGTTACCATATGGCCCAAAGCCTTTTTAATTATCCCTCAAAGGCtttagaaaaacttttttaaaagcatgaaattAGAGAGAATGGTCATAAACATCTCTTAGTGatgctttttgtctttcatgaGTAATGACAAATTTCCAGATTGGTGAGCATAAGGCTGTGTCTACACATGACCCATCTGAAATACGTCTGATTTTACTAATCTCTACCCCCACTCCCCAAAATGATTACTGTGTAGACTTCACCAAAGATGCAGGGACAAATTACTTAGAAATTGGTTTAAGTAACATCCTATAAGTTATATAGAAATTACTTCAAATGAGGATTAGttattacaaaaacaataaattaatgaaataggaTCATGAACTCTATAAAGTGAATCAAAACCAAATTTTCCCCTAACTAAAGTTTAAAAAgctaaatacagaaatattataCAGGAGAAAAGTCTCAACAAAATGTACCATGAATTCATAAAACTGAAGtaaaatgtatgttaaatatCACTGTTgagttcaaaataatttataataatagtatttCCTAATTTCATACTGTACaatattatttaaagtatttttaaacttacCCAAATGAAGTAGCGTAAACTGGGCTGCCAGTTCCTTTGCATCTTCTAAGGTAGTACAGAGTTTGTCAGGCATAAAATAACTCTGGGATCCATTTGCAATAGCAGGAATAACAATTTTATATACCAAGAGTACTTTCCCATCTTGACTTGTTgttgaatataaataatattctggTGGTGCCCAATTATTTTTGTTGCAGTAATAATCCAAATGCATTACTGCAGAATTGAAATGATTGGattttaaagaatacatactAATTGGAGTAAGCTTTATTCCAGGAAAAAATGGATAAGTGCATCTTTCGATTTCAGGAGGACTTGGGCTATGCTGACCATTGAGACGAGCTGGAAGAGTTGGTGGCTTGCCCAGAGTTTTTGGGTGGCTCTCTTCTTTGTTAGCAAACACAATCAAGTTTTCAGAATTAGGGCTAATCTGGCCATTAAGGTGCTGTCTCCAAGTGCTTTCTTTATTTACTGGTTTTGCCAGTGTTACCTCAATACTTGCTCCATCAATGCATTTTCCATTCATAACAGACATAGCAGCCACTGCATCTTCTCGGttgaaaaagtgaacaaaagcaTAATCTCTAAGTTTCTTTACTCGTTCAACTGCACCAGGTTTGAATTTGTTGAATTCTGCTTTAATTGTTTCCTCTGTAGTTGAGATCATTAAATTTCTTACATAGAGAACTTTAACTCTCTGCATTGTTTCCTCGTCAACCTCTTTCTCTGGGTCAGCCCAATCTACCTGAATGGTATGGCCCCATAGTTGGAATGTACCtgtaaaagagaataaattacCCTGAAGACAGTTAAAACAACTAAAAGTCAAAAACTATTAAGTAAAATTTTCTCCAAAGAATCAGGAACTCAAATACCCATCAGTAGTAGTAAACATTAGTTTCTCACAAGAAAGTCACATGAAAGTTTTTACTATGGCAATCCAGCCAGAACTTACAGAATTCATTTTAAGAGCAAACAGaacaaatttaagagaaaaagaacaaatacactTCAAAAATAGACCTTTATCAGAAGAATTATAGGTACTATCCTTTGAATTTTCATCAAACAACAATAAAAGTGTATACATTCAGTAAATTAGTATATTATTATAGATAATGACTCTTCTTGTCATTTAGAAGATAGGAGCAACTTCTTGTCTTTTAGAagcatttattttacttccttaTGCAAAATATCTCTATACCTCTTTAAGGGCATTACACAGTTTCAAAATATCGAACTAAGAAATGCTgtcatttttccatatttataataAGACtaatatgaaaaagtaaattttaaaaggtcaAGTTTACCTGGGATTAGTTTTCTCCTAGCCATAGCAGCAGCTCTGTGAGATTCATATTCAACAAATGCAAAACCACGATTTTTGGTCTTATCAGTTGCACTTGGATAAACAATGACATCTACAACTCCTTCTGtaactttcttcatttcatccaaaatttcttctttcttcttttccttaggAATAGCTCCAATAAATAGCCTGCAATTATCCAAGCTTACACACACACCAATAAACTTCCCTGGTCGAATCTCATAATTATTAAGAATTCTGATGGCTAATTGCGCTTCTTCTTTTGTAGTGTACATCACAAAAGCATAACCGCGGTTTTCACCACTAAATTCCATCATAAGTCGAAATTCATATATCTTTCCAGCTCTTTCAAATACAGGAACTAACTCATCTTCATACATATCACGAGGTATTTTTCCTACAAAAACTTCACAGCCTCTAGGTGGAGGTGGACCTTCCCAacctaaaagacaaaaataaacaaattctaaTAAGATATTTTGATACACCATTCAATGATTCAGTCATTCCACAAATTTACAGTGCCTCCTATGTACTGTGCACTACTCTAGATGTTGAGGATACAACAGTGCACAAAACAGAAGACCCTTCCCTCATAAGGCATATATATTCAACAGAGAACATAAACAATAACTGATAAAGGCTATGAAGAAAAAGCCAGAAAAGAGTTGATACTTTTAGCAGTCAGGTAAATCTCCTCTGAACACATGAGGTTTAAAGCAGATACCTGAATGAAATGAGGGAATAAGCTTTGAGAATATATCATTACGAAGAAAGCAAGAGCTTTATACATTAGAACAACAACGAGCACATGGGCCTGTATGACTAACGTACTTGAAGCAATATTCAAGTGGTAGTCAGTGCCACTGACTAGAggccaagattttattttaagtgtgatAGAAAGCTAATGGGAGGGTGCTGAACAAAGAAACAGCACTGGCTACTAGTAGA encodes:
- the RBM46 gene encoding probable RNA-binding protein 46 isoform X3 — protein: MNEENIDGINGCSKVRTGTQNEAALLALMEKTGYNMVQENGQRKFGGPPPGWEGPPPPRGCEVFVGKIPRDMYEDELVPVFERAGKIYEFRLMMEFSGENRGYAFVMYTTKEEAQLAIRILNNYEIRPGKFIGVCVSLDNCRLFIGAIPKEKKKEEILDEMKKVTEGVVDVIVYPSATDKTKNRGFAFVEYESHRAAAMARRKLIPGTFQLWGHTIQVDWADPEKEVDEETMQRVKVLYVRNLMISTTEETIKAEFNKFKPGAVERVKKLRDYAFVHFFNREDAVAAMSVMNGKCIDGASIEVTLAKPVNKESTWRQHLNGQISPNSENLIVFANKEESHPKTLGKPPTLPARLNGQHSPSPPEIERCTYPFFPGIKLTPISMYSLKSNHFNSAVMHLDYYCNKNNWAPPEYYLYSTTSQDGKVLLVYKIVIPAIANGSQSYFMPDKLCTTLEDAKELAAQFTLLHLVYVQTRSYYISEHDLGER
- the RBM46 gene encoding probable RNA-binding protein 46 isoform X1; its protein translation is MNEENIDGINGCSKVRTGTQNEAALLALMEKTGYNMVQENGQRKFGGPPPGWEGPPPPRGCEVFVGKIPRDMYEDELVPVFERAGKIYEFRLMMEFSGENRGYAFVMYTTKEEAQLAIRILNNYEIRPGKFIGVCVSLDNCRLFIGAIPKEKKKEEILDEMKKVTEGVVDVIVYPSATDKTKNRGFAFVEYESHRAAAMARRKLIPGTFQLWGHTIQVDWADPEKEVDEETMQRVKVLYVRNLMISTTEETIKAEFNKFKPGAVERVKKLRDYAFVHFFNREDAVAAMSVMNGKCIDGASIEVTLAKPVNKESTWRQHLNGQISPNSENLIVFANKEESHPKTLGKPPTLPARLNGQHSPSPPEIERCTYPFFPGIKLTPISMYSLKSNHFNSAVMHLDYYCNKNNWAPPEYYLYSTTSQDGKVLLVYKIVIPAIANGSQSYFMPDKLCTTLEDAKELAAQFTLLHLDYNFRRSSINSLSPVSATLSSATPSVLPYTSRPCSYPSYPLSPTISLANGSHVGQRLYISNQASFF
- the RBM46 gene encoding probable RNA-binding protein 46 isoform X2; the encoded protein is MNEENIDGINGCSKVRTGTQNEAALLALMEKTGYNMVQENGQRKFGGPPPGWEGPPPPRGCEVFVGKIPRDMYEDELVPVFERAGKIYEFRLMMEFSGENRGYAFVMYTTKEEAQLAIRILNNYEIRPGKFIGVCVSLDNCRLFIGAIPKEKKKEEILDEMKKVTEGVVDVIVYPSATDKTKNRGFAFVEYESHRAAAMARRKLIPGTFQLWGHTIQVDWADPEKEVDEETMQRVKVLYVRNLMISTTEETIKAEFNKFKPGAVERVKKLRDYAFVHFFNREDAVAAMSVMNGKCIDGASIEVTLAKPVNKESTWRQHLNGQISPNSENLIVFANKEESHPKTLGKPPTLPARLNGQHSPSPPEIERCTYPFFPGIKLTPISMYSLKSNHFNSAVMHLDYYCNKNNWAPPEYYLYSTTSQDGKVLLVYKIVIPAIANGSQSYFMPDKLCTTLEDAKELAAQFTLLHLDREHSLFSLDLYRRIWRK
- the RBM46 gene encoding probable RNA-binding protein 46 isoform X4, producing MNEENIDGINGCSKVRTGTQNEAALLALMEKTGYNMVQENGQRKFGGPPPGWEGPPPPRGCEVFVGKIPRDMYEDELVPVFERAGKIYEFRLMMEFSGENRGYAFVMYTTKEEAQLAIRILNNYEIRPGKFIGVCVSLDNCRLFIGAIPKEKKKEEILDEMKKVTEGVVDVIVYPSATDKTKNRGFAFVEYESHRAAAMARRKLIPGTFQLWGHTIQVDWADPEKEVDEETMQRVKVLYVRNLMISTTEETIKAEFNKFKPGAVERVKKLRDYAFVHFFNREDAVAAMSVMNGKCIDGASIEVTLAKPVNKESTWRQHLNGQISPNSENLIVFANKEESHPKTLGKPPTLPARLNGQHSPSPPEIERCTYPFFPGIKLTPISMYSLKSNHFNSAVMHLDYYCNKNNWAPPEYYLYSTTSQDGKVLLVYKIVIPAIANGSQSYFMPDKLCTTLEDAKELAAQFTLLHLEPLVQH